A genomic stretch from Dissulfurispira thermophila includes:
- the def gene encoding peptide deformylase produces the protein MAILEIRKYPDEILKKKALPVENIDKDLQRLIDNMVETMYAAPGIGLAAPQVGVSKRLIVIDVSTKNEKHPLIVLINPEIIEADGFIDSEEGCLSVPGYTSTIKRAGRVVVKGLDRNGKPFQIEGTGLLARALQHEIDHLDGILFVDRMSSIKREFFKKRYLKRQEVERIRG, from the coding sequence ATGGCTATCTTGGAGATTAGAAAATATCCTGATGAAATCTTAAAGAAAAAGGCACTGCCTGTTGAGAATATTGATAAAGATTTGCAGCGCCTTATAGACAATATGGTAGAGACTATGTATGCTGCTCCAGGCATTGGCCTTGCAGCACCCCAGGTTGGTGTCTCAAAGAGACTTATAGTTATTGATGTAAGCACAAAGAATGAAAAACATCCACTTATCGTTCTGATTAATCCCGAAATAATAGAAGCGGATGGTTTTATTGATTCAGAGGAAGGATGCCTGAGCGTGCCGGGTTATACTTCTACTATAAAAAGGGCAGGAAGGGTTGTTGTAAAAGGACTTGATAGGAATGGCAAACCTTTCCAGATTGAAGGCACAGGTCTTTTGGCAAGGGCGCTTCAACATGAAATAGATCATCTCGATGGTATTTTGTTTGTTGACAGGATGAGTTCGATTAAGCGGGAATTCTTCAAAAAGAGATACCTAAAAAGGCAAGAAGTTGAGAGAATAAGAGGATAG
- a CDS encoding lysophospholipid acyltransferase family protein, with product MKIRWLFTTSLIIAFSFPLAILPHRLALKVGEILGLLVFYIWQDRRKIAIENIKKTYANKLTPLAVSNRTIAVSIARETFKNLGRSFAEIIKIYWGYGKGIIDNVEIRGIDNYLNAKSKNKGVIFITGHCGNWELMALVFGVKVDNVSVVARTQDNIYLNRLIENVRARYGNNVIYKKGALKGMMRELKKNRGIGILMDQAVLKDEGYKIDFLGRPAWTSKMPALMARKTGAAVIPIFINRLDEPNAHKHVINIYPEVILSEKEDVEKALIEDTKRFSEFIEDYIEQHPSEWLWIHRRWKRA from the coding sequence ATGAAGATTAGATGGCTATTTACGACTTCTCTTATTATTGCTTTTTCTTTTCCTCTTGCAATACTTCCGCACAGATTGGCATTAAAGGTCGGGGAAATCCTCGGCCTTTTAGTTTTTTATATATGGCAGGATAGAAGGAAGATTGCTATTGAAAATATAAAAAAGACATATGCTAACAAGCTTACGCCATTAGCAGTTAGTAATAGAACAATTGCAGTCAGTATAGCTCGTGAGACTTTCAAGAATCTCGGCAGGTCTTTTGCAGAGATTATTAAAATTTATTGGGGTTATGGCAAAGGCATCATTGATAATGTAGAGATTAGAGGCATTGATAACTATCTGAATGCAAAATCAAAAAACAAAGGTGTGATATTCATAACTGGTCACTGTGGCAACTGGGAATTAATGGCACTTGTCTTTGGTGTAAAGGTTGATAATGTCTCTGTTGTAGCCCGCACACAGGATAATATATATCTTAATAGGCTTATAGAGAATGTGAGGGCAAGATATGGGAACAATGTGATTTATAAAAAGGGTGCACTAAAAGGCATGATGCGAGAGTTAAAGAAAAACAGGGGGATTGGGATATTGATGGACCAGGCTGTTTTAAAGGATGAAGGATATAAAATAGATTTTTTGGGCAGACCAGCATGGACATCAAAGATGCCAGCGTTGATGGCAAGAAAGACAGGTGCTGCAGTAATTCCTATATTCATTAACCGCCTTGATGAACCTAATGCACATAAGCATGTCATCAATATCTATCCCGAGGTTATATTGTCAGAAAAAGAGGATGTTGAAAAGGCTTTGATAGAGGATACAAAGAGATTTTCTGAATTTATCGAAGATTATATAGAACAACACCCATCAGAATGGCTGTGGATACATAGAAGATGGAAAAGGGCATAA
- a CDS encoding Lon protease family protein, protein MVMKLRPEELYKCCDLSIFRFDTTDDIGKFEGTIGQERALRSLDFGLGLISKGFNIYVLGESGTGKMRTIRTLLNERASKESVPSDWCYVYNFKDPDNPLAVSLDPGKGVVFQKDMDTLIKNLRIEIPKAFESKEYEKQRSKILEEFQQKQKSLFTSLEEDAMAKGFAIRKAVTGLLIVPIKKNGEPLTEEEFAALDEKTRKKVEEIGKMLQEKLDDVVRAVREAEKLVKDMLSRLEREIALAAVGHFIEELKEKYKGYEKIVAYLDAVKEDILSHLDDFKITEEQAPPLPFMKMPKPEVSFVRYTVNVIVNNADCKGAPVVFESNPTYLNLFGRIEYKVQYGMALTDFSMIKAGSLHRANGGYIVINALDLLRNIFSYDALKRSIKNKEIKIEDVWEQYRLLSTTALKPEPIPLDVKVILVGNPYLYYLLYNLDEEYKELFKVKADFDSRMPRTNENIEKYAFFVASCQKEENLLPFDRSGVAKIVEYGSRLAEHQDKLSTKFSYIADIIREAHYWAKNAGSNIVKAEHVTKAIEEKIYRANRIEERIREMILEDTLIVETDGEKVGQVNGLAVLDLGDYSFGKPSRITARTYTGKAGVVNIERETKMSGKIHEKAIMIISSYLGSKYATKRPISLSASITFEQLYEMVEGDSATCAELYALLSSISGVPLKQNIAVTGSMDQNGDVQPIGGVNEKIEGFFDLCKVRGLDGHGVIIPKRNIKHLMLRQEVVDAVKDNKFFIYPIEKMEEGLEILTGMSAGVQREDGTYPEGTINYLVMKRLEEISEALEKKKEKEEEKAAEKKEGDNNANNK, encoded by the coding sequence ATGGTAATGAAACTAAGACCTGAAGAGCTTTACAAGTGTTGTGATTTAAGTATATTTCGATTTGATACAACAGATGATATTGGCAAGTTTGAAGGAACAATAGGGCAGGAAAGGGCTTTGAGGTCACTTGATTTTGGCCTGGGGCTTATAAGCAAGGGCTTTAATATATATGTGCTTGGTGAAAGCGGCACAGGCAAGATGAGGACAATAAGGACATTGTTGAATGAGCGGGCATCAAAGGAAAGTGTCCCAAGTGACTGGTGTTATGTCTATAACTTCAAAGATCCTGATAATCCGCTTGCTGTATCTCTTGATCCCGGCAAAGGAGTTGTCTTTCAGAAGGATATGGATACCCTTATAAAGAACTTGAGGATTGAGATACCAAAGGCTTTTGAATCTAAAGAATATGAAAAGCAGCGAAGCAAGATACTTGAGGAATTTCAGCAAAAACAGAAGTCACTTTTCACGAGCCTTGAAGAAGATGCCATGGCTAAGGGCTTTGCAATAAGAAAGGCTGTAACAGGACTTTTAATTGTCCCTATAAAAAAGAACGGAGAGCCACTTACAGAAGAAGAGTTTGCTGCTCTTGATGAAAAGACAAGGAAAAAGGTTGAAGAGATAGGCAAGATGCTTCAGGAAAAACTGGATGATGTTGTTCGGGCAGTGCGTGAAGCAGAAAAGCTTGTAAAAGACATGCTGTCGCGGCTCGAAAGGGAGATTGCCCTTGCTGCTGTAGGACATTTTATAGAAGAACTGAAGGAGAAATATAAGGGGTATGAGAAGATAGTTGCATATCTCGATGCAGTAAAAGAAGACATACTTTCACATCTGGATGATTTCAAAATAACCGAAGAACAGGCTCCACCTCTGCCTTTTATGAAGATGCCTAAACCAGAGGTATCATTTGTGAGATACACTGTGAATGTGATTGTCAATAATGCTGACTGCAAAGGCGCTCCAGTTGTTTTTGAGAGTAATCCTACTTATCTAAATCTATTTGGGAGGATAGAATATAAGGTTCAGTATGGGATGGCATTGACAGATTTCTCTATGATAAAGGCAGGTTCGCTACATAGGGCAAACGGTGGATACATAGTAATAAATGCCCTTGACCTTTTAAGGAATATATTTTCTTATGATGCATTGAAGAGGTCAATAAAAAACAAAGAGATAAAAATAGAAGATGTATGGGAACAATATAGGCTTTTAAGCACAACAGCACTGAAACCTGAGCCAATACCTCTTGATGTGAAGGTTATACTTGTGGGCAATCCATATCTTTATTATTTATTGTATAACCTTGATGAAGAATATAAGGAATTGTTCAAGGTAAAGGCTGATTTTGACAGCAGGATGCCAAGGACGAATGAGAACATAGAGAAATATGCATTTTTTGTAGCAAGTTGTCAGAAGGAAGAAAACCTCTTGCCATTTGATAGAAGCGGGGTGGCAAAGATTGTGGAATACGGTTCAAGGCTTGCAGAGCATCAGGACAAGCTTTCAACAAAATTCAGTTATATAGCAGACATTATAAGGGAAGCACACTACTGGGCGAAAAATGCAGGAAGCAATATTGTAAAGGCAGAACATGTGACAAAGGCTATTGAAGAGAAGATTTACAGGGCAAACAGAATTGAAGAGCGTATTAGGGAAATGATACTGGAAGATACACTTATAGTAGAGACAGATGGGGAAAAGGTTGGACAGGTTAATGGTCTTGCGGTATTAGATTTAGGAGATTACAGCTTTGGAAAGCCTTCGAGGATAACTGCAAGGACATACACAGGAAAGGCTGGGGTTGTAAATATAGAGCGCGAGACAAAGATGAGCGGAAAGATTCATGAAAAGGCAATCATGATTATATCAAGCTATCTCGGCAGTAAATATGCAACAAAAAGGCCTATAAGTCTTTCTGCATCTATAACCTTTGAGCAGCTTTACGAGATGGTAGAGGGTGACAGTGCTACATGCGCAGAGCTTTATGCACTTTTAAGTAGCATCTCAGGGGTGCCTTTAAAGCAGAATATCGCTGTGACAGGCTCTATGGACCAAAATGGTGATGTCCAGCCAATAGGTGGTGTAAATGAAAAGATAGAAGGTTTCTTTGATTTATGCAAGGTTAGAGGGCTTGATGGGCATGGTGTGATAATTCCCAAAAGGAATATAAAACACCTTATGCTCAGGCAGGAGGTTGTTGATGCTGTAAAGGACAACAAATTTTTCATATACCCTATCGAAAAAATGGAGGAGGGGCTTGAAATACTCACGGGCATGTCTGCGGGTGTGCAGAGAGAGGACGGCACATACCCTGAAGGCACAATAAATTATCTTGTAATGAAGAGGCTTGAGGAAATATCAGAAGCACTTGAGAAGAAAAAAGAAAAAGAAGAAGAAAAGGCAGCAGAGAAAAAAGAAGGAGACAATAACGCAAATAATAAATGA
- the fmt gene encoding methionyl-tRNA formyltransferase, whose product MALIFFGTPQFAVPSLKALIEAKEDIALVVTQPDKVKGRGHVLSAPPVKELALSHGIKVIQPVNIREESFYKELKVLNPEFIIVVAYGKILPNEILNMPKIGCINVHASLLPKYRGAAPIQWALINGEKVTGITTMLMDKGLDTGDILLRAELEIQDDDNAETLFDKLSRLGADVLLDTIRGMREGKIKPMPQMGEVSYAPPLKKQDGKIDWTRSADELFNFVRGMYPWPSAFCYLGNERIKIIKVRRQSPNIKGLELTYDTQRSVPGRIVKASNGQIFVETGKGFLIIDELQPEGKKIMAARAFLSGRMLKEGYDRFI is encoded by the coding sequence ATGGCTTTAATCTTTTTTGGTACCCCTCAATTTGCTGTCCCTTCATTAAAGGCACTGATAGAGGCAAAAGAAGATATTGCACTTGTTGTTACCCAGCCTGATAAAGTGAAAGGCAGGGGTCATGTGCTTTCAGCACCACCTGTAAAGGAGCTTGCATTATCGCATGGTATAAAAGTTATCCAGCCTGTCAATATCAGAGAGGAAAGTTTTTATAAAGAGTTAAAGGTCTTAAATCCTGAATTTATCATTGTTGTAGCTTATGGGAAGATATTACCGAATGAAATACTCAACATGCCAAAAATTGGCTGCATAAATGTCCATGCATCACTTTTGCCAAAGTATAGAGGTGCAGCACCAATTCAGTGGGCACTGATTAATGGTGAAAAGGTTACAGGCATAACAACGATGCTTATGGATAAAGGGCTTGATACAGGTGATATTCTCTTGAGGGCTGAGTTAGAGATTCAGGATGATGATAATGCAGAGACATTATTTGATAAACTCTCGAGACTCGGTGCAGATGTCTTGCTTGATACTATAAGGGGAATGAGAGAAGGTAAAATAAAACCCATGCCTCAAATGGGAGAGGTGAGTTATGCCCCACCACTTAAAAAACAAGACGGTAAAATAGACTGGACCAGAAGTGCTGATGAATTGTTTAATTTTGTTAGAGGCATGTATCCATGGCCATCTGCATTTTGTTATTTAGGCAATGAAAGGATAAAGATTATAAAGGTCAGGCGTCAATCGCCGAACATCAAGGGTCTGGAGTTGACATATGACACACAACGCTCGGTACCGGGGAGGATTGTGAAGGCATCTAATGGACAAATATTTGTTGAGACAGGAAAGGGGTTTTTAATTATAGATGAACTCCAGCCTGAAGGT
- a CDS encoding MlaE family ABC transporter permease, giving the protein MNRLKELIRDLQDLYMLSFKGVLNIFKRPFYFKDAIEQMDYAGAGSFFIIFIVALFVGMALSLQLSAELSRLGMKVYTGKVVGISVIRELGPVVAALVFTGRVGAGMASELGLMVLGHQVDTLRVFGIDPIKKLVTPRIVSSIIMLPALTIIGDAVSLFGGYYIAVFVSNQSGALYWSSIREELVFENVFSGAIKPFVFGYLIACICCYIGLSTKGGATGLRKSTTRAVVASIIMIIVSDFILTRVLLYVLGFSI; this is encoded by the coding sequence ATGAATAGACTGAAGGAATTGATAAGAGACCTTCAGGACCTCTATATGCTTTCTTTTAAGGGTGTTTTGAATATCTTTAAAAGACCGTTTTATTTCAAAGATGCCATTGAGCAGATGGATTATGCAGGGGCAGGTTCTTTTTTTATTATCTTTATTGTAGCACTCTTTGTTGGTATGGCGCTTTCTCTCCAGTTGTCTGCGGAACTATCAAGACTCGGGATGAAGGTTTATACAGGAAAGGTGGTTGGTATATCAGTTATCAGAGAGCTGGGACCTGTAGTAGCTGCACTTGTATTTACAGGAAGGGTTGGTGCAGGAATGGCTTCGGAATTAGGATTAATGGTACTTGGGCATCAGGTTGACACATTGAGGGTATTTGGCATTGACCCTATAAAAAAACTTGTAACTCCAAGGATTGTAAGTTCTATAATAATGCTCCCCGCTCTGACAATCATAGGTGATGCTGTCTCACTTTTCGGAGGATATTACATAGCAGTGTTTGTTAGTAATCAGAGCGGTGCATTATACTGGAGTTCTATAAGAGAGGAATTGGTCTTTGAAAATGTCTTTTCAGGAGCAATTAAACCATTTGTATTTGGTTACCTGATAGCATGTATATGCTGTTACATAGGACTTTCTACAAAGGGTGGTGCAACAGGACTCAGAAAATCTACTACAAGGGCTGTTGTAGCTTCGATTATAATGATTATAGTTTCTGATTTTATACTAACGAGGGTATTGCTTTATGTGCTGGGATTTTCGATATGA
- a CDS encoding MlaD family protein encodes MFDVKKEFMWSKLKVGIVVTSALLLLLFAVFFAGGIEDVFSPKIEIKAQIKDVRGLRKGSPVWISGIEIGAVKGISLHAEHGTIVTMSIDKKSAKYIRKDSTVTVQTIGLLGDKYIEISHGSPDVAPVSHGDVIKGVEQIEIKDIVKAGSIALSKITEFIGDLNVFLKKIEKSATGIANSKFLTDPQLYNDLRDASKSLSTILKDFKDSDGTVKKLIEDPSLYNKMLSAASSVETFGKKVTEGDGSLKKLAEDPMLYENLSKASKQLSEILEKIEAGEGVAGSLVKDKKLENEFKESVSELKTLTKDLSELVKDIKANPKKYFKFSVF; translated from the coding sequence ATGTTTGATGTGAAAAAAGAGTTTATGTGGTCAAAACTCAAGGTGGGCATAGTTGTAACATCTGCGCTCTTGCTTTTGTTGTTTGCTGTATTCTTTGCAGGCGGCATAGAGGATGTATTCTCACCAAAGATAGAGATAAAGGCTCAGATTAAGGATGTGAGGGGTCTGAGAAAAGGTTCTCCTGTATGGATATCAGGCATAGAGATAGGGGCTGTCAAAGGTATAAGCCTTCATGCAGAACACGGCACTATAGTCACCATGTCTATAGATAAGAAATCGGCAAAGTATATTCGCAAAGACTCTACTGTTACTGTACAGACCATAGGACTTCTTGGAGACAAGTATATTGAAATCAGTCATGGTTCTCCTGATGTTGCACCAGTATCACATGGGGATGTAATAAAGGGTGTTGAGCAGATAGAGATTAAAGATATTGTTAAAGCAGGCTCAATCGCTCTGTCTAAGATTACAGAGTTTATAGGAGATCTCAATGTCTTTCTTAAAAAGATAGAAAAGAGTGCTACAGGAATTGCAAATTCAAAATTCCTTACAGATCCTCAACTCTATAATGACCTGCGAGATGCATCAAAATCATTGTCTACAATATTAAAGGATTTCAAAGATTCAGATGGGACAGTTAAAAAACTTATAGAAGACCCATCCCTTTACAATAAGATGCTTTCTGCTGCATCCTCTGTTGAGACATTTGGTAAGAAGGTGACAGAAGGCGACGGGTCATTAAAGAAACTTGCAGAGGACCCCATGCTATATGAAAACCTCAGCAAGGCATCAAAACAACTTTCAGAGATTCTCGAAAAAATAGAGGCAGGAGAGGGAGTGGCAGGGAGTCTGGTCAAGGATAAAAAGCTCGAAAACGAGTTTAAGGAGAGTGTATCAGAGCTTAAGACACTGACCAAAGACTTAAGTGAGCTTGTAAAGGATATTAAGGCAAATCCAAAGAAATATTTTAAGTTCAGTGTTTTTTAA
- a CDS encoding methionine adenosyltransferase has protein sequence MIVVETFKGKSVTDHSVEIVERKGTGHPDYMCDSIMDAISVALSKEYIKEFGTVLHHNIDKGLLAAGKIERKFGGGRVLKPMELIIGDRATFMAAGKEVPVADIAIDAAKKWIKKNLRFVDPERHLRYRVVLAQGSEELTDIFLRPGKVRPANDTSAAVGYYPLSPVERVVLELEKYLNSKKFKHKYPETGEDIKVMGLRRGNALSLTVAMPFIARYIESEQDYFERKALVQEDMTRFVKGFEGFKDIDVYFNTLDEKGRGLGGIYLSLLGTSAEDADSGQVGRGNRVNGLISMNRPMGTEAAAGKNPVSHVGKIYNVMAHRIAKEIYERIEGVKEVYVLLLSMIGTPIDRPQMATAQVLLERGRKINEIAKLAEEIFEQELSGINKFCMDLSKGKYPIC, from the coding sequence ATGATAGTTGTTGAGACATTTAAAGGAAAGTCTGTTACAGATCACAGCGTTGAAATTGTAGAGCGTAAAGGCACTGGCCATCCAGATTATATGTGCGATTCAATTATGGATGCTATTTCTGTTGCATTGTCAAAGGAGTACATCAAAGAATTCGGTACAGTGCTCCACCACAATATAGACAAGGGCCTTTTAGCTGCTGGGAAAATTGAAAGGAAGTTTGGTGGAGGCAGGGTTTTAAAACCAATGGAACTTATCATAGGCGACAGGGCAACATTTATGGCTGCCGGGAAAGAGGTGCCAGTTGCTGACATTGCTATAGATGCCGCAAAGAAATGGATTAAGAAAAATCTTAGATTTGTTGACCCTGAAAGGCATTTAAGATATCGTGTTGTTCTTGCTCAGGGGTCAGAAGAATTGACTGATATTTTTTTGAGGCCTGGCAAAGTCAGGCCTGCCAATGATACCTCTGCTGCTGTTGGGTATTATCCTTTGAGTCCTGTGGAGAGGGTTGTTCTTGAACTCGAAAAATACCTAAACTCAAAGAAATTTAAACATAAATATCCTGAAACAGGAGAAGATATAAAGGTTATGGGTTTGAGGAGAGGAAATGCCTTGAGTTTGACAGTTGCAATGCCTTTTATTGCCCGATATATAGAATCAGAGCAAGATTATTTTGAGAGAAAGGCACTTGTGCAAGAAGATATGACAAGGTTTGTGAAAGGATTTGAAGGATTTAAAGACATAGATGTTTATTTCAATACGCTCGATGAAAAGGGGAGGGGACTGGGGGGCATTTATCTGAGCCTTCTTGGGACATCAGCAGAGGATGCTGATTCAGGACAGGTTGGCAGAGGCAATAGAGTTAATGGGCTTATATCTATGAATAGACCAATGGGAACAGAGGCAGCAGCAGGAAAGAATCCTGTGAGTCATGTTGGGAAGATATACAATGTTATGGCGCACAGGATAGCAAAAGAGATTTATGAAAGAATAGAAGGGGTAAAAGAAGTTTATGTCCTTCTTTTGAGCATGATAGGCACACCTATAGATAGACCACAGATGGCCACTGCGCAGGTTTTGCTTGAGAGGGGAAGGAAGATTAACGAGATAGCAAAATTGGCAGAGGAGATATTCGAGCAAGAGTTATCAGGGATAAATAAATTCTGCATGGATTTGAGCAAAGGGAAATATCCTATTTGTTAG
- a CDS encoding ABC transporter ATP-binding protein: protein MIVFDDVCFSYGQRQIINNLSFAINFDEKVAILGGSGEGKTTILKLIMGLIKPDSGRIIIDGEDITDKTEEEMRSVRMKFSLVFQEGALFDSLSVKENVAFCLREYTKMSEEEIDRKVRELLRVVGVEHAMELMPEQLSGGMHRRVSIARSLSVCDPKMFLYDEPTSGLDPVNAENICKLILELSKGGKGFIIVTHKVVDALRVADRFMFLKDGELAFDDDREKLLHSNIPDIQVFLSELNYTGVKNV from the coding sequence ATGATTGTGTTTGATGATGTATGCTTTTCATATGGGCAGAGACAGATTATAAATAATCTGAGTTTTGCTATAAACTTTGATGAAAAGGTTGCTATCCTTGGAGGCAGTGGCGAAGGCAAGACAACAATACTCAAATTAATAATGGGGCTAATAAAACCAGACTCTGGCAGGATAATCATTGATGGGGAAGATATAACAGACAAAACAGAGGAAGAGATGAGAAGTGTGAGGATGAAATTTAGCCTCGTCTTTCAAGAGGGAGCGCTTTTTGATTCATTGAGCGTAAAGGAAAATGTAGCATTTTGCCTGAGGGAATATACAAAGATGTCAGAAGAGGAGATAGATAGAAAGGTTAGAGAGCTTTTGAGGGTTGTTGGTGTAGAGCATGCAATGGAACTTATGCCAGAGCAGTTGAGCGGAGGGATGCACAGAAGGGTTTCTATAGCAAGGTCATTATCTGTATGTGACCCAAAGATGTTTCTCTATGATGAGCCCACGTCAGGTCTTGACCCTGTAAATGCAGAAAATATCTGCAAGCTTATTCTTGAATTATCAAAAGGTGGAAAGGGTTTTATTATTGTTACACACAAGGTTGTAGATGCATTGAGGGTTGCAGACAGGTTTATGTTTTTGAAGGATGGAGAACTGGCATTTGACGACGATAGAGAAAAACTATTACATTCAAATATTCCTGATATTCAGGTGTTCCTCAGTGAATTGAATTATACAGGTGTAAAAAATGTTTGA